In Deltaproteobacteria bacterium, a single genomic region encodes these proteins:
- a CDS encoding sigma-70 family RNA polymerase sigma factor: MTLGSQALRATATPEVDARPCAAAGSDAHADFGAFMREHADGVWRCLHALGIAGASLDDAAQDVFLVALRQWASYQERGTPRAWLFAIARRVAANHRRRDRHAHASTDTLTIDDGLDEAVAARQARALVEGFLAELPEERRLVFFLSEVEGWSAPEVAAALELNLNTVYSRLRRARAAFEPFLRRHGGRS, encoded by the coding sequence TTGACCCTCGGCAGCCAGGCCCTGCGCGCAACGGCGACCCCCGAGGTCGACGCGCGGCCGTGCGCAGCGGCCGGCAGCGACGCCCACGCCGACTTCGGCGCCTTCATGCGTGAGCACGCCGACGGCGTGTGGCGCTGCCTCCATGCGCTCGGCATCGCCGGCGCGAGCCTCGACGATGCCGCGCAGGACGTGTTCCTCGTCGCGCTGCGCCAGTGGGCGAGCTATCAGGAGCGTGGCACGCCGCGGGCGTGGCTGTTCGCGATTGCGCGGCGCGTGGCCGCCAACCACCGCCGTCGCGATCGTCACGCCCACGCCAGCACCGACACGCTGACGATCGACGACGGCCTCGACGAGGCGGTCGCGGCCCGACAGGCCCGCGCGTTGGTCGAGGGCTTCCTCGCCGAGCTGCCCGAGGAGCGGCGCCTGGTGTTCTTTCTGTCCGAGGTCGAGGGCTGGTCCGCACCCGAGGTCGCCGCGGCGCTCGAGCTCAACCTCAACACGGTGTACTCGCGCCTGCGGCGGGCGCGGGCCGCCTTCGAGCCGTTCCTGCGGCGACACGGAGGTCGATCGTGA
- a CDS encoding DUF393 domain-containing protein encodes MPETTWSVRVFHDGACPLCAREVALLRRLDRRHAIDFVDIAAPGFRAQDYGATWAQLMARIHAQTPDGRLIDGVEVFRRLYAAVGFGWLVALTRVPGISHVMSWAYDRFAERRLRLTGRCDGACPIAPGGSA; translated from the coding sequence ATGCCGGAGACGACCTGGTCGGTGCGGGTGTTCCACGATGGTGCGTGTCCGCTGTGCGCCCGCGAGGTCGCGCTGCTGCGACGGCTCGATCGCCGCCACGCGATCGACTTCGTCGACATCGCAGCGCCGGGCTTCCGCGCGCAGGACTACGGCGCGACCTGGGCGCAGCTGATGGCGCGCATCCACGCGCAGACCCCTGACGGGCGCCTGATCGACGGCGTCGAGGTGTTCCGTCGCCTCTATGCGGCGGTCGGCTTCGGTTGGCTGGTCGCGCTCACCCGCGTGCCGGGCATCTCGCACGTGATGTCGTGGGCGTACGACCGCTTCGCCGAGCGACGGCTGCGGCTCACCGGTCGCTGCGACGGCGCCTGTCCGATCGCACCCGGCGGCAGCGCGTAG
- a CDS encoding RNA-binding protein: MANKMFVGGLSWNTTDELLRDCFAKHGEVTEAKVVTDRDTGRSRGFGFVTMANADEMNVAIRVLDGTMLDGRAIRVSQAQDRAGGGGGGGGGGDRFGGGGGGRHGGGGGGRHGGGGGGKRW; this comes from the coding sequence ATGGCGAACAAGATGTTTGTGGGCGGCTTGAGCTGGAACACCACCGATGAGCTGCTGCGGGATTGCTTTGCGAAGCATGGCGAAGTGACTGAGGCGAAGGTCGTGACCGACCGTGACACCGGCCGTTCACGCGGCTTTGGTTTCGTGACGATGGCGAATGCCGACGAGATGAACGTGGCGATTCGCGTGCTCGACGGCACCATGCTCGACGGTCGAGCCATCCGCGTCAGCCAGGCCCAGGACCGCGCCGGCGGCGGTGGCGGTGGCGGTGGCGGTGGCGATCGCTTCGGCGGTGGCGGCGGCGGTCGACACGGCGGCGGCGGCGGTGGTCGTCACGGTGGTGGCGGCGGCGGCAAGCGCTGGTAA